In Torulaspora delbrueckii CBS 1146 chromosome 1, complete genome, one genomic interval encodes:
- the BRE5 gene encoding Bre5p (similar to Saccharomyces cerevisiae BRE5 (YNR051C); ancestral locus Anc_6.378): MAVAVQDIVHAFLQAYYQRMRKDPSKVSCLYSPTAELTHINYQVDFDCTADSLSTIKLTGKENISRFFTRNNKKVSDLKAKVDTCDFQTAGISHSSILILTTGEMYWSGTPAYRFCQTIILQPNADNKDAFDVTNDVIRFIPDNLKPHVLKPSKGLKENGKEPEQFVTNGGLKEQKAENKEAKLEHKTKVEESAINEKPKAPESSPADEVPINVPEVVEDMDSKEIKSIEVRKTDTSDETEKPVEIESEEQIAAHDSKADSPEPDEESKPAAPPVRMSWASKLAASSDTFKTTTSVANNESPKTESTQPTSNKKIHETKHDIQTTQKDSNNARATKKKPQFSTVNKDGFYPIYIKGTAGIKEEKLRSALETEFGTIMKMTTADSFAVVDFESQKSQMDALEKKQLTVGDTEVYLGRKTVKKSSSTPPVGSSGSIRSHKKHSNKKRD, from the coding sequence ATGGCAGTCGCTGTTCAAGATATCGTTCATGCATTTTTGCAAGCCTACTACCAAAGAATGAGAAAAGATCCATCAAAGGTTTCTTGTCTATACTCGCCTACCGCAGAGTTGACACATATTAATTACCAAGTTGACTTCGACTGCACTGCTGATAGCTTATCAACGATAAAGCTTACTGGTAAGGAGAATATCAGTAGATTTTTTACGAGAAACAATAAGAAAGTTAGCGACCTTAAAGCCAAGGTTGACACATGCGATTTTCAAACTGCGGGCATTTCACATTCAAGCATACTAATCTTGACGACTGGCGAGATGTATTGGTCGGGTACTCCTGCATACAGATTCTGCCAAACTATTATACTTCAGCCTAACGCCGATAACAAGGACGCATTCGATGTCACTAATGATGTGATTCGTTTTATTCCTGATAACTTGAAACCCCATGTGTTGAAACCTAGTaaaggtttgaaagagaatGGAAAGGAGCCAGAGCAATTTGTGACGAACGGGGGACTCAAGGAGCAGAAGGCTGAAAATAAAGAGGCCAAGCTTGAACATAAaaccaaagttgaagagtCTGCGATCAATGAAAAACCAAAAGCGCCTGAATCTTCGCCAGCAGACGAAGTCCCAATCAATGTGCCAGAAGTAGTAGAAGATATGGATAGTAAGGAGATCAAGAGTATAGAAGTGAGAAAAACCGATACGAGCGATGAGACGGAGAAGCCAGTAGAAATTGAAAGCGAAGAACAGATAGCCGCACATGACAGTAAAGCAGATAGCCCAGAACCTGACGAGGAGAGTAAGCCAGCGGCACCACCCGTACGGATGAGTTGGGCATCGAAACTTGCAGCCAGCAGTGATACTTTCAAGACAACTACATCTGTAGCGAATAATGAATCGCCAAAGACTGAATCTACTCAGCCTACAAGTAACAAAAAAATACATGAGACAAAGCACGATATCCAAACAACTCAGAAGGATAGCAATAATGCCAGAGcgacaaagaagaagccgCAGTTTAGCACAGTCAACAAAGATGGGTTTTACCCTATATACATTAAAGGAACAGCAggtatcaaagaagagaaactGAGAAGTGCACTAGAAACAGAGTTTGGTACCATCATGAAGATGACTACTGCTGATAGTTTTGCCGTGGTAGATTTTGAGTCACAAAAGAGTCAAATGGATGCTCTAGAGAAAAAACAATTGACTGTGGGAGATACAGAAGTTTACCTAGGTCGTAAGACTGTAAAAAAGAGCTCATCTACACCACCAGTTGGATCATCCGGCAGTATACGCTCGCACAAGAAACATtccaacaagaagagggaCTGA
- the POP2 gene encoding CCR4-NOT core DEDD family RNase subunit POP2 (similar to Saccharomyces cerevisiae POP2 (YNR052C); ancestral locus Anc_6.379), translating to MQSMNMRPQVFPVGDQFFPQHQQSEQQPGLRMNAPQLFSPQMKQARLYPQQPGMMQSMPGMTNPDLANSFHLKQKLDPVLGQAQPSMQQHQPQPTQQQAFNVTNPALPANGPPGINAMLQGTLGMNRPGNTTIPKHAGATAGTPVVLTPLNHLFIREVWQNNLHAEFAAIRKLITQYNHVSISTEFVGTIARPIGSFRSKTDYHYQTMRSNVDFLNPIQIGLSLSDSNGNKPETGPSTWQFNFHFDEKKEMMSSESLELLQKSGINFQNHQINGIDPLEFAQLMIDSGLLLESSVTWITYHAAYDFGFLINILMNDSMPNNREDFEWWVHKFIPNFYDLNLICKVMQDYKQQQQQQQQRQYSLASLAEELGIPRYSVFMTTGGESLLTALGFFQLNKSSMSKMPNGTIFASYRNLIYGINGE from the coding sequence ATGCAGTCCATGAACATGAGGCCCCAGGTTTTTCCTGTGGGCGATCAGTTCTTCCCGCAGCACCAGCAGAGTGAACAACAACCAGGGTTGAGAATGAATGCTCCGCAGTTATTTTCACCACAAATGAAACAAGCTAGGTTGTATCCTCAGCAACCCGGAATGATGCAAAGTATGCCTGGAATGACGAATCCCGACTTGGCCAATTCCTTCCATTTGAAACAGAAGCTCGACCCTGTGCTGGGACAGGCCCAGCCATCGATGCAGCAGCATCAACCTCAGCCAACTCAGCAACAAGCATTCAATGTTACAAACCCAGCCTTACCTGCCAATGGTCCTCCTGGAATCAATGCTATGCTTCAGGGCACACTAGGGATGAATCGCCCGGGAAACACTACAATCCCCAAACACGCTGGAGCCACTGCAGGCACACCAGTGGTATTAACTCCCCTCAATCATCTATTCATCCGAGAGGTATGGCAAAACAACCTGCATGCGGAATTTGCAGCCATAAGGAAGTTAATAACGCAATATAACCACGTCTCAATCAGCACAGAGTTTGTTGGGACTATAGCTCGGCCGATTGGTAGCTTTAGGTCTAAAACAGACTATCATTATCAAACAATGAGATCCAAcgttgattttttgaatccAATACAGATTGGCCTATCACTGAGCGATTCTAACGGTAACAAACCGGAAACTGGGCCTTCCACTTGGCAATTtaattttcattttgacgagaagaaggaaatgatGTCATCAGAGTCACTTGAACTACTTCAAAAATCAGGAATTAATTTCCAGAATCACCAAATAAACGGGATCGATCCCCTTGAGTTTGCACAACTGATGATCGATTCGGGTTTACTCTTAGAAAGTTCAGTTACATGGATAACATACCATGCAGCATATGATTTCGGGTTCCTCATCAATATTCTCATGAACGATAGCATGCCAAATAATAGAGAAGATTTCGAATGGTGGGTCCATAAATTTATCCCTAACTTCTACGATTTAAACCTTATTTGCAAAGTGATGCAAGACTACaaacagcagcaacaacaacaacagcagagACAGTATTCTCTAGCATCTCTAGCTGAAGAACTAGGAATCCCCAGATACTCTGTATTCATGACTACAGGTGGAGAAAGTTTACTCACTGCGCTAGGttttttccaattgaataaaTCCTCAATGAGCAAGATGCCAAATGGAACCATTTTTGCAAGCTATAGAAACCTTATCTACGGAATTAATGGAGAATGA